One genomic window of Mus caroli chromosome 12, CAROLI_EIJ_v1.1, whole genome shotgun sequence includes the following:
- the Adi1 gene encoding 1,2-dihydroxy-3-keto-5-methylthiopentene dioxygenase, translating into MVQAWYMDESTADPRKPHRAQPDRPVSLEQLRTLGVLYWKLDADKYENDPELEKIRKMRNYSWMDIITICKDTLPNYEEKIKMFFEEHLHLDEEIRYILEGSGYFDVRDKEDKWIRISMEKGDMITLPAGIYHRFTLDEKNYVKAMRLFVGEPVWTPYNRPADHFDARVQYISFLEGTA; encoded by the exons ATGGTGCAGGCCTGGTATATGGACGAGTCCACCGCCGACCCGCGGAAGCCCCACCGCGCACAGCCCGACCGCCCCGTGAGCCTGGAGCAGCTGCGCACGCTCGGAGTGCTCTATTGGAAG CTCGATGCTGACAAGTATGAGAACGATCCAGAACTGGAAAAGATCCGGAAAATGAGAAACTACTCCTGGATGGACATCATCACCATATGCAAAGATACACTTCCCAATTACGAGGAGAAG ATCAAGATGTTCTTTGAGGAACATCTGCATCTGGATGAGGAGATCCGTTACATCCTGGAGGGCAGTGGGTACTTCGATGTCAGGGACAAGGAGGACAAGTGGATCCGGATTTCCATGGAGAAGGGGGACATGATTACTCTTCCTGCCGGCATCTATCACCGCTTCACACTGGACGAGAAG AATTACGTGAAGGCCATGCGGCTGTTTGTTGGAGAACCTGTGTGGACACCATACAACCGGCCAGCTGACCATTTTGATGCCCGTGTACAGTACATCAGTTTTTTGGAAGGAACAGCATAG